The genomic window aagttaaaactgaaaatgaaaaaaattattcaatggGGTGGAAAAAAGTGCTTTTTGCCCATTACTAAGTGAATGATTGACTGGTTAGTGACCCTAGATGTACATGCCTTTTCCACCTCTACAATCAAAGCattcctagggaaaaaaaaaatgtcaattgcCCTTAGACATTCCTGTGAGTTCCTTACCTAACACTCTGCCTGGCCACTACACTTCACTCACCAAGAGGTAAGCATGTGTtgctttttgcatttgtatcctcagtttaccacagtgcctgccatgtagtaagcatttcataaatgctttttcattactGAGTACCAAGAGAAGCCCGTGTCCTCACTTTAGCTAACAGGGAAGGCTCTTTATAATGTAGCACCACCCTTTCAGTCTTATCTCACAGGTTTGAACCAAACACCTAAATTCACAGTACTCCATACGTTTCCCACACGGTCCCATTTCCATGCCCTCTGGGAGTGATGTTTAAGCCATCTCCTACCCTAGAAATGCCCTCTCTACCATTTTCACCTATTGAAATTCTACCCAACTTTTAAGGCCCAACCCAAATGCCTGAAGCTTTTCCTAATACCCCAGCCCAGTTCCAGGCAACAGTAATCCTTTCTTCTTTAGATCCTACCTAGTCCTTGGTATATAACTCTTTGATATAATTACCAAATACCATTTTGTATCctaggggggagggggaggtaggTGGGTGAGTgggtgagtgagtgagagagaaagaaagaaagagagagagagagagagagagagagagagagagagagagagagtgtgtgtgcatgtcagACTATATCTCTACGTAATCTTTGTATCCCTTGCACCTAATATGGTGCTCTGCACACATAAGGCACTTAATTAACATTTACTAAAGTGCTCCTTTGGAAATCCTCTCCTTCTCAGATTTCTTTGGTGGGGAGGACAACCTTACTCATACTCTTCTGTCCTTGCCTATACCAATGGTTCTCTAAGGATCAGCTGTAGGCCACTGGTAACCTAAAGAAAAAAGAGTTGTAATTGGAAAGTTCCTTCTTAGAGATCATTCCCTCTCCTACTATAGATGAAAAAAAGCAAGGCCTGGGAGAAACCAGTAAAGGTAAAGAATCCCACCAGGGAAACTAGAGTGAGCAAACAGACCAGAAGTTAACCAGAAGGTTTGAGTAAAAGGATTGCAAGCCAGCACCAGTTCTATTAATTGGGTTCTTAAAGCCAAGCCCTACTCCTGACCTGGGTCTCCCAACATTACTCTGCAGGGCCCAGCTATGCACACCTCAAAGCACTGGGAGCCACAAAAGGTCAATTCATTATCCCCCACATAACCACCTGAAATGTCCACTGTACCAACTGCCACTGAAAGGCAGAGTTCAGGAGCCCACAGACCGCCTGTCCTACTTCTAGACCAGCCTTTACAGCCATCATCCAGGGAAGCAACTCCTGTGCAGAAGGGACCAGCCATCTCCACCAACTATCAAGCACCACCCACAGGACAGGGGAGATGGGAGGACAGGCACAGTAGTGTTCTGTTCTAGCACATGGTAGAGCTGGGAAATGGAccagacattctggaaagcaatttggaactatactccaTAAGTTACTAAACTAATGTATACTATTTAACCTAGTCAGCCATGTACCCTAAAATGATGagtgaaaatggaaaaggatccaaatatataaaaatatttactttttgttGCAGCAAGGATTTAGAAATAAAGTGGCTAGtcattatttggggaatggctgaataaactacAGTATATTAATGCAATGGAACAATACtgtactgtaaaaaatgacagaGGAGAAAGATTCAAAGAAACCTGAAGACCTGCATGAACAGATACAGAGGTAAAGAAGGcaggaaccaagagaacaatttatatgaccACGAtactagaaagaaaaataagaaagaactcTTATCACTGCAAttaccaaccacaattccaaaagactgatgagaAAATGTGCTTCCCACTTCATGACAAAGAGGTGACACATCAGAAGTGTAGAATGACATGTAGGTTTACAGATATGGACAAACAAGTGGCTTTGTTTTATAGGACTATGCTTATTCATTGTAAGAGAAGAGTTTGTTTtttaggggaagggagaaaaattggggTAATAAGTGGGACTGGTgctggtgatgtaaaaaaaatttcagtgtaacatttttaaatgaacaaaagagaagagaaggaactcAAGGAGACGTGGTttaagcaggacagttttgaaaactTGAATTTATTATGAACTTTTTTCATGCAAAAGTTTATTTATTCTAAAGCAAgaaacatgtaaataactgtaGAACTAGGGAGTAGAAATCTGGGACCAATTCTGCCACAGCCCCACCCAGTCTGTGCCAGTCCCAGCATCTGCTTCTCAGTTGGATGTGTGGACCTAAGGGGCCCAGATATACTTAGAAAACCAGTTGGAGGGATgaggggcaggaggaggaaggaggaaggaagaacatCTATGGGCAGTTGCTAACTCTCTCTGTCAGGCCTAACAAATAAGAGAGTGTGGGTGGAGAGGTGCTTAACGGATCGTGTACTTGTCCCACTTTTTCTCAGGGTCATAGGGCTCCCAGCGGCTGGCTGGGAAGATATGCTTGTTCTTCTCATACCAACTCCGGAGCACCACTTTTCCTGCATGGGACTCATCCTTCTCTACTGTGGCATCACTGAGCAGGCGCACATCATCATGGACATCAAAGTTAAAGAGCGGGCCACTCTTCCCTCGGGCTTTGGTGACGATGAAGTCGTAGAAGCTGTGATGATGAGGTATAATCAGATCTTCCTTGATGTACATGAGCTGCTCCACTCCGGCTGACCTCAGCTCGCTGAAGTCTTTCCGCAGGATCTCCAGGGCCTTCTGCAGGAACTGCTGCATCGTGTTCCCCTTCTTCATCTTTACGGTTCTTCGGTGCCCAGATCCATCCCAGTAACTAAACGTGATTTCAATTTCTTCACTCTTGATCTTCTCCTGCTTGGCCTCCCACTCCTGCCGAAGTTCCTCTCGGAgtctgttttcctcttcctctcggTCACGGTCAGGAAGAAAGCTGGTGTCCACATCTGggttcttccccaattttctcttctttgtaggGATCCCTTCTCCACCCAGACTGCTACCTCTCTGAAGACAGGAACCGTGTCTGTTCTTGTTCATGCCTTCCCCTCCTAGATTTTCCTCATCCACACCTTCCTCTTCTTCAAGCTCATCTTCATCATCCAAGGTGAAGGACAGGCTGGAGATTTTgcgcttctcttccttcttgcgTTCTTTTTCTCGAAGTTTCTCTAGCTTTAGCTGAAGTTCTTTAGACTGTTCCTTTTTGGCCAGCTGCTTTTCCCGTTCCTTCACCAGCGCTTCCTGCTTGGCCTTCATGTCATTCAGAGTTACGAGACCCACAGTGCTGGACTTGAGCTCAGCCTCTACTGCGTCATAATGAGCTGAGAATTTCTTGTCAATGTTGGACTTCATGATGTTCTCCTCAGTGATCCGCTGCTTCATCTGTTCCAT from Notamacropus eugenii isolate mMacEug1 chromosome 1, mMacEug1.pri_v2, whole genome shotgun sequence includes these protein-coding regions:
- the LOC140517750 gene encoding protein FAM50A, translated to MAQYKGAASEAGRAMHLMKKREKQREQMEQMKQRITEENIMKSNIDKKFSAHYDAVEAELKSSTVGLVTLNDMKAKQEALVKEREKQLAKKEQSKELQLKLEKLREKERKKEEKRKISSLSFTLDDEDELEEEEGVDEENLGGEGMNKNRHGSCLQRGSSLGGEGIPTKKRKLGKNPDVDTSFLPDRDREEEENRLREELRQEWEAKQEKIKSEEIEITFSYWDGSGHRRTVKMKKGNTMQQFLQKALEILRKDFSELRSAGVEQLMYIKEDLIIPHHHSFYDFIVTKARGKSGPLFNFDVHDDVRLLSDATVEKDESHAGKVVLRSWYEKNKHIFPASRWEPYDPEKKWDKYTIR